The Neobacillus sp. OS1-2 genome includes a window with the following:
- a CDS encoding DUF503 domain-containing protein — MIIGLAECECMIYDAHSLKEKRAVLQRILTRLKQKFNVSVAEVDYQDVWQRTKIAIAVVTSSRASTEHELQNALKLIDSFPEIERTITEIDWL; from the coding sequence ATGATAATCGGTTTAGCGGAATGTGAGTGTATGATTTATGATGCGCATTCTTTAAAAGAAAAACGAGCTGTTTTGCAAAGGATTCTTACACGTCTAAAACAGAAGTTTAATGTTTCTGTCGCCGAGGTGGACTATCAAGATGTATGGCAAAGAACGAAAATTGCCATTGCTGTCGTTACCTCATCAAGGGCTTCGACTGAACATGAATTGCAAAATGCTTTAAAACTTATCGACTCATTTCCAGAAATAGAAAGAACAATCACCGAGATTGATTGGCTTTAA
- the rbfA gene encoding 30S ribosome-binding factor RbfA gives MSHRANRVGEQMKKELSDIIGRKIKDPRIGFVTVTDVQVTGDLQQAKVFISVLGDDEQKENTLKGLAKAKGFIRTEIGHRIRLRKTPEIIFEWDESINYGNHIETLLHQLHTDDKPMEKNEEE, from the coding sequence ATGAGCCACAGAGCAAATCGTGTTGGAGAACAAATGAAAAAAGAACTTAGTGACATCATCGGTCGTAAAATTAAAGATCCACGGATCGGCTTTGTGACTGTTACTGACGTTCAAGTAACAGGAGATCTACAACAAGCAAAAGTGTTTATATCTGTATTAGGTGATGACGAGCAAAAGGAGAATACCTTAAAAGGCCTGGCAAAAGCAAAAGGCTTTATTCGGACAGAAATTGGTCACCGTATTCGACTTCGAAAAACACCTGAAATTATTTTCGAATGGGATGAATCCATCAATTATGGAAATCACATCGAAACACTTCTTCATCAATTGCATACGGATGACAAACCGATGGAAAAGAACGAAGAAGAATAA
- the truB gene encoding tRNA pseudouridine(55) synthase TruB, with protein sequence MEGILPLFKPAGLTSHDCVFKLRKILKTKRIGHTGTLDPDVTGVLPICVGKATKVAEYITDAGKAYEGEVTLGFSTTTEDASGEVVERKPVDRIISRDEIMALLKLFTGEIKQTPPMYSAVKVGGVRLYEYARKGIVVERPSRIVTIYSIELLDDREQFQGEEISFRFRVSCSKGTYIRTLAVMIGERLGFPAHMSNLQRVQSATFSLEDCLTFEEIEQHMAAGTISSVLKPLETALSHLPKLLINDKVAEKVKNGALLPIPEEVENINGPIIAETNEGFALAIYSKHPSKPGLLKPVKVLRNDQS encoded by the coding sequence TTGGAAGGAATATTACCGCTATTTAAGCCTGCTGGGTTAACCTCGCATGATTGTGTTTTTAAATTAAGAAAGATTTTAAAAACAAAAAGGATAGGACATACGGGGACACTCGATCCTGATGTGACCGGTGTTCTGCCTATTTGTGTTGGAAAGGCAACGAAGGTTGCAGAGTACATAACGGATGCCGGGAAAGCTTATGAGGGAGAAGTTACTCTTGGCTTTTCAACAACAACTGAAGACGCTTCAGGTGAGGTTGTTGAAAGGAAACCGGTAGATCGAATTATTTCTCGAGATGAAATCATGGCGTTACTGAAATTATTTACAGGTGAAATCAAACAAACTCCGCCCATGTATTCTGCCGTAAAAGTGGGTGGGGTTAGACTTTACGAATATGCAAGAAAAGGGATTGTGGTTGAACGGCCTTCTAGAATTGTAACCATCTATTCAATTGAACTGCTTGACGATAGAGAGCAGTTTCAAGGGGAGGAAATTTCCTTTCGCTTTAGAGTGAGTTGCAGCAAAGGAACGTACATTCGTACGTTGGCGGTCATGATTGGTGAACGCCTAGGTTTTCCAGCCCATATGTCTAATTTGCAAAGAGTTCAATCTGCTACATTTTCTTTGGAGGATTGTTTAACGTTTGAAGAAATAGAACAACATATGGCAGCAGGCACGATTTCAAGTGTGTTAAAACCGCTAGAAACAGCGCTTTCTCATTTGCCGAAATTACTGATTAATGATAAAGTAGCAGAGAAAGTAAAAAATGGTGCACTATTACCTATACCAGAAGAAGTAGAAAATATAAACGGACCCATTATCGCTGAAACGAACGAAGGTTTCGCTCTTGCCATTTATTCAAAACATCCGAGCAAGCCCGGACTTTTAAAGCCAGTTAAAGTGTTAAGAAATGATCAATCATAA
- the ribF gene encoding bifunctional riboflavin kinase/FAD synthetase — protein MEVIKLNFPLNINKNEIPPLAMALGYFDGVHLGHQQVVLEAKKQADKKGLRSAVMTFDPHPSVVLGMNKNQVQYITPLEEKTKIIESLGIDYLFIVHFTSEFANLLPQEFIDQYVIGLNVQHVVAGFDFTYGRMGKGTMETILFHSRDEFSYSIVPKFVHESEKVSSTRIRHLIKEGNTRGLPTLLGRYYTTTGVVIHGDKRGRTIGFPTANIDIEGEYIIPPLGVYAVRMKVRSVWYNGVCNVGFKPTFNNEAQKQSVEVHLFDFDQEIYGDEVMVEWHHYIRKEQKFSGIDQLVAQIEKDKQQTIEYFENNRQSF, from the coding sequence TTGGAAGTAATTAAGCTTAATTTCCCATTAAACATAAATAAAAATGAAATTCCGCCCTTAGCTATGGCTTTGGGCTATTTTGACGGTGTTCATCTTGGACATCAACAAGTTGTGCTAGAGGCAAAAAAACAAGCAGATAAAAAGGGTCTACGCAGTGCTGTGATGACCTTTGATCCACACCCATCAGTTGTGTTAGGAATGAATAAAAATCAGGTTCAATATATAACTCCATTAGAAGAAAAGACTAAAATTATTGAGTCACTCGGGATTGATTATTTATTTATCGTCCATTTCACTTCAGAATTTGCCAACCTTCTTCCACAGGAGTTTATTGATCAATATGTCATTGGTCTGAATGTCCAGCATGTAGTTGCCGGATTCGACTTTACTTATGGACGTATGGGCAAAGGGACAATGGAAACAATCCTATTCCATTCACGGGACGAGTTTTCTTATTCGATTGTTCCCAAGTTTGTTCATGAAAGTGAAAAGGTAAGCTCGACAAGAATTCGTCATCTTATTAAGGAAGGAAACACAAGGGGACTTCCTACCCTTCTTGGCAGATACTACACAACAACTGGCGTGGTCATTCATGGTGATAAACGAGGCAGGACAATCGGTTTTCCTACGGCGAATATCGACATAGAAGGTGAATATATTATACCGCCACTTGGGGTTTACGCAGTAAGAATGAAGGTTCGTTCCGTTTGGTATAATGGAGTTTGTAATGTTGGATTTAAACCAACATTTAATAATGAGGCACAAAAGCAGTCTGTTGAGGTTCATTTATTTGATTTTGATCAAGAAATATATGGCGATGAAGTAATGGTTGAATGGCATCATTATATCCGTAAGGAACAAAAGTTTTCCGGAATTGATCAACTGGTTGCACAAATAGAAAAAGATAAACAACAAACAATAGAATACTTTGAAAATAATCGACAATCTTTCTGA
- the rpsO gene encoding 30S ribosomal protein S15 — translation MAITQERKNELINEYKTHEGDTGSAEVQIAVLTESINNLNEHLRTHKKDHHSRRGLLKMVGKRRNLLTFLRNKDVQRYRVLINKLGLRR, via the coding sequence ATGGCAATCACTCAAGAACGTAAAAATGAACTGATCAATGAGTATAAAACTCATGAGGGCGATACTGGATCTGCAGAAGTTCAAATCGCTGTCCTTACTGAATCAATCAACAATTTGAACGAGCACTTACGTACACACAAGAAAGATCACCACTCACGCCGTGGTCTTTTGAAAATGGTTGGTAAACGTCGTAATCTTTTAACATTCCTTCGTAATAAAGACGTACAACGTTACCGTGTGTTAATTAATAAGCTTGGTCTACGTCGTTAG